The following is a genomic window from Manihot esculenta cultivar AM560-2 chromosome 9, M.esculenta_v8, whole genome shotgun sequence.
AAGCAAAGCAGAAGGCTTTCCGCCCGATCAGCAAGCAATTCTCTCTTCTCTGCGTCCATCACAAGCTCCTTTACTAATTCCCACGATGACTTTGAAGCGGACCGAGTTGCGTTATTGGCAGGTTTAGCACTGGTTCTTTTGCGCCACACGTAGATCGAGGCCTCAACTCTGTTAGCAAGTTCTATAGCCTGATGTTCTGAGGATATATCGAGGCAATCAAACAGACATTCCGGAGAAAACTGATCCGATGAAATATATCGATAAATGAGGTCTCCTAAGCTGGCTTTTCCATTCTGAAACCAAGTTTGGGGCAAGAATGAATTTTAAcaagtattattttattattgtaacaccaatcatgcataataaAGGGTGTGATTCATACCTTTGGAAGAGCCTCTAAGTATGGTTCTGGGACTTCCATATCGGCTAAAGCAATGTTGTTGATAGCCATTGCAGCTTTTAATATTTGGTTTGTGCAATCACGTTTATGCTGCAATTGCTTTCTTGAATTTTCATGAAGGCCACCGGGAGGGACTCGAGGCACTGGTAGCCACCACTTTTCTTCTTGGCGCTGAAAGGTTCTTCGGAAAGATGATGACCCATCAGCATCTGGGGCTAAGATACCTTGGTCAACATACCAGAACTCTGCATTATCAAAGCTGTCCAAAATCTCCTGCAAAAAAGAAATTACTGCATTCAGAACTGACTTCTAGTGTTATCAACCTTTTATGGACTATGTAATTAATGGCACAGAATCTTACAAGAAGCATGTTATCTAATTTTCGCAGAGCTGGGAGGTTTATGTAGAGATCTGACCGGGGTCTGCAGGTCATGACCTGGATCACAAtgacaaaagaaaacaaaaaaacattCAAGaaatcattcatctacttgagcACCATGAGCATAAATTCTATTTTCTGCTTGTTggcaggaatttttttttttactggtCCATAACCTATGTTCTGCATAAGATTCCAAGTTATTTCTGTTATCAGTTGAACAACCTTAGATGACTAGCATTCTCTCCGTTTTTCACCAACCCGAGCGAAGTTTTCCTCCATTTATCCTAGTAATAGAGAATTTGAATTTTtgcaataaaatttcaaataaatgaaCTGGGAAAATTCAATGTGCACATTTAATATTCAGATTGGACGAATTTTCAAAGAGTTGTAGCATTCCCTGACAATTATCCATGTAATGTAGACATTTTCCAACAGTTGTAATGGCTGGCCACAAACAGGCAGCAAGGAGCCATACCTCGAGCTTGCTTCCATCTGGAAATGTTTGCCAAGAGGGTATCAACTCGACAATGTGATCGCTTACACAAAGAAGCCATTCCATCTCTCTTCGCCACATTGCTTTCTTCTCAGCAGGTAAAGGCTCTAGCCTCCATAGCTGGCCAAACAGGGTAGCTACAAATATAAAACAACTGTCAAAGTTAAAACCATTGGCTAACAAATCAATCAAAGGAGTTTAACAATTAACGGAAATGCTCATACCACATAGATTAGTAATGGCATTGGAGATTGCCAATGCTGTGCAAACTCCATTTCCACAGCCTGACATGTCTTCTCCGAGCAGCAATTTTGAAAACCTTTCCTTCATCATCTCAGTCTCTATAACCCCATAAACCAGAGGCATTTCATCAAACATGTCGGCATGAACTTCAAGATTCATTAAAGAAATGTAGAAGGAAGATAAAATTAATACCTGAAATTGAAGACCCCTGTTTCTCTAACTTCCTATCGTCCAAGTGTAGCCTCTCTCCTTCCTCAGTAGCACCACAGGTTTTTTTGTAATCAGTTAGTTGTTTCTGTATAGGCCAACCCATTGAAGGAGGAGACGATGACTCTTCTTCAGAGCTAATATGGCTCTGCTCTTCAAGCCCTGTTGTTTCAGATGTCAAAAAATCAGAGCTTGAACTGCTATCTCTTCCCTTCCCTTCAATGAAACCCCCAAATGTCTGCACTTCATCGAATGTTTCTCTTATTTCTTGAACACCTTCATTGCTCTTCTCAATAAAACCCTCCATTGCTGCTTTCTCTTCTTCAAAAAACTGAGGTGAATCACAAAAAACAATATTGTTCACAACCATGCCGGTAAACTCTAACCTTTCCAAGGCAATCCCATTTGAGAAACAAGCTTTGTTATATAAGTTCCGCAGAGATTTTGAGATCCAAGTACCCAACAAAGAAAAAGAGTTGAGGTTGTTGGAGCTTCTAAGTTTGTGTAGGGGCACACAAAGCTTAAGCTGGTAATGTTGGTGTTGTTGTTGCAGTTGAGTTGTTTCTCTTTCTTGTTGTTGGGTGAAAGCTCTATCCATTCCATAAGGTCTCAACCATGTCTACTAATGTGGGCCAAAAGAGAGAAAACcgatgaaaagaaaaagttccTTTTGAAAAAAACAAATGGTTCTCTTGAGATGATCTTCGGAAGGGAATTGTGATGCTTATATTGTATAATGTGAGGGAGTCATGATTACTGAAACTTGCTCAAACACATGACATGAGAGAGACAGGAAAAGGCTCTTCTTTGAAGCTTCATGCTTTTATtgtatataagagctccatttTTAAGCAGACAGAGAAAAGGATTGCTTGTCTTGGCAATGCTTTGGTTTGCTTAAACAATGTTCATAAAAGCCTAAAACATTAGCCCATTAATATTACAACTAGGTTTGTAAAGTGGCTGCGATGGGATTGGGATTGGGATTGGGAGTCGTGTGAGCGATGGACCTGTGTTGACCTCCTATGACTCGCTGCACAGGATTACACTTCTCTTGTCTTGTATTCAGAGATAATcaggataaattatattttccgCACtcgattattttaaaattaattgaaaaaattattaattattttttatggtatatagaaattaattaattattttttttatacaaaattaaacaattttattcctaattaaattaatttatatttttaattattagtttGTTAGTACTAAAAGTtatactatattttaaaaaaaatatgcaaAATTCACATTATTGcataattttactattaataaaaattaaattaaattattattattatatatctaattaaatccagagatatttaattttatttctttcattatttttttttaattttatataatgtaatttttttttaaaatggagatcgagagattaaaataataaaatttgagatttttcaaatttattcagaCCGGACTAAGTTTATGAATgcgtaaatatttttttttatacataattttatgaatttgtaatatataatattaaaaaaatgtttgcattactaaatttaagaaaattgatataaataaataataatataatataaaataacgtcacattcaattatttttttaattattatacaaTTGCATTAGATCCCAtaaacaatgatttttttttttttgaaacagTATATtcgatagatttttttttaataagaaaaaagcGTATTTGGATCTAAAATcagaattataaataaaataatgattacCCTAAAGAAGAAGGTAAGGTGTATAAGGAGGAAAACATTTTCCTTCACCAtttcttgagttttcttttGCTTGAGCCTCTTGTCTAATCCATAGAAATTTCAAAGAAATTGTGAATGAAGAGCTACTTTCcaatcaaaccacaaacacataaagcaaTATAGTATCCAATTAGAACCTTCAAAATCAATTTTACTATGACCACCACTTCTTCAAATCTCTATTCAACATAATCTGCTGCCTTTTtccattatgaaaaataataatgataatgatAACAACTTTATTCCAAGAAAAAACACCGACTCAAgagggagaaaaaaaaagaaattttattttagaaaattcaatttacgtaatataataaaattaattaattaatctatattATTTTCAAGAATAATCCCTATGGAAATTAGGTATTTTGTCTGCCCTATCTGTCTCTCTATGTATTGCAAAGTTACCTTTCACATACTATATTACAATACCTTTCACATACTATATTTTATAAttgggagatttataatttaatttttaaatattgtcattattaacaagtcaatcttgtatttttagaaatttattaaaacgttttcattttttttctcttatcaacgaaatagttttTCGTCTATTATTACTGTTAAAAAtacagtaaaaaattaaattattccatTGGTTGGAACAATAAAACCATTGATTCACATTAGAGGTGCCGAGAATTCCAAACTTGCCTACCACTCTTCTCATTTTCAATACAAacaaaatataagaaattaaactctaaattttattaataaactaaatacaaattaaatcCACAAAATCCTACAAACATCAaatgtataaataattataattaaatttcatcAAGCAATAATTCATCAATAAAGAAATCTCTGCAAACAACAAATCCATAAATTCAATATACATCTAAACTAAAAAACCCTAAATCCCTACAAACTCAAAATATTCATACTATCAACGATCGATCAAATTGTGAGCAGCCATCAACAAAGAAAGTGATTGTCGCCAAAGGGACATctatcagtttgattttttattcatttaagttaagtttctaattttaaaattttaatttttttaattcagtttaattttaattagaaaaaaattaaaaaaatcaaatcgaatcgattagtgataataatatattatttttaataatgtagatgtaacgacccgaaaatcggaccgctaccggcgctaggatccgggtcgacttaaggccgccgggacccgtagcaagccaaacatacatcctggaaacctgtttaatcccatacatgatcaaggaaaaacataaaaatttaaaacctttcttttatcatccaactcaacctgaacatacatgtacatagtcatgatcataatcatgatccctctgtgggatctcatcaatgccccaacgggcgttacaacatgagatgagttggctaacatctgtatcatcaaatgtctaagatcatgcatcaaaagggattacaatactcatagggtcaagcacatctataacctcaatatacctcattacatacatactgaaatctcttacattacatcataatacaattgtcatgtccacagtctaactattacataagcatacttcaaaactctggctaacctcctggtttaccctgtacctgcacatctggggttaggggagaggggtgagctacaaagcccagtgagcagaatagagaaaacatatattaaaatttcatgccattatgtaatgcaacacatcacaacaaattacatctcggatggtattgtcaccaatagtcctctacatagtccaactgtgccgggacgtagaatgggtacaaccggtctttcccttaacataacatatcatacagtccaactgtgccagggacgtagaatgggtacaacctggacttcctcttacatcgtgccagggacgtagaatgggtacaacctggacttccataccacaTCATGCCAtattatcatcatatcatatgaggactaaagggtcatccaataaccaatccacatcaatcatcataaatgcaatgcaacatattcgtgaatactaatgcaaacaacctactatatctcatggcatttatgatgcatgaatcatgctcaaaattcatatttcatttattttaaaacttaaagtttattccactcacctctggctagctctgacaactctgtagcagctggctcactgctggggtcctcggttcctcgggtccgaacctacacaggtggactccaatgagggaccaaacatacataaacataactctaacatactccccaaaaaccccctaaaacatcctgaaaacatcacataaaatcatgcaagaaatggctgaacagggcactttcggcggcaggttcggcggccgaaagtccctccagagccgaaagtcaggcaggttcggcggcaccttcggcggccgaaactcccagacagagacgaaagtctccctttcgggggcaacttcggcagccgaaaggcctgccttcacaaaggggttcggcggccgaaactcccttcggcggccgaacctggtttctgccagaagggcagaaacttggttcacatgaaccccttgcctcccaaaacctcaaatcatgcataaacttgttctaaaacatgcataaacaccatatatcacacctaggggtctcaaactatcatataccccaactacaacacttcaaacacacacaaacatgccacattgttcaaaaattccataaaacctaacatttacttaaaaactcatacaaccctatacatgccattctaccccataaaatcacttaaaacttacttaaaacatacatggggcttaagatcggctcttacctcttgaagatcgagaggaagacgacctaaacttggagatccacgaaaatgagctcctgagttcccaaagctccaaaacttgtttcaaaagttcaaaaccttcaatgcaagcttaaaactcaagaaaaatggtggggatttgaaggaagaacactagatttggaagagggaggtcggaagctagctgtggccgaaaatgggagaaagctcgcccatttcggctaagtgccccttttatagtagctggccagaccacgttcgggggccgaacttgcctccgcatgcatgccatgttcggctgccgaacttgggtttcgacggccgaacctgaacttccctcactcatgctttcgggggcctaacgtgcctccaaaacgcatgcatgttcggcggccgaacttcactttcggcggccgaacctgggttttcctccaaagacttttcatgcaaaaactcatttaaaaacatacttaaaattattaaaaacatgaaaacatatcataaaaacatacttttacccttctagaggtttccgacatccgggattccaccggacggtaggaattccgataccggagtctagccgggtattacattctcccccccttaagaacattcgtccccgaatgttcctcaactaacacacatagcatggcataaaacataacatacatacatagcacatagaCACAAAGAGGATacaaacctctaaaagagatggggatattgctggagcatggactcccgtgtctcccaagtgcattcttccaagttgtggtggttccacaggactttcaccatcgggatttccttgtttcttaactttctgatctgggtgtctaggatccgtactggttgttcaacataggtgagatcctcttggacctccacatcaggctcactaagaaccttgctcggatctgacacaaactttctcagcattgaaacatggaaaaccggatggattctttgcattgaagcaggtaaatccagcttgtacgacacattcccaatcttttgcaagatttcaaagggtccgatgtatcgtggggctagtttacctttcttcccgaagcgaaccactcccttcattggagacaccttgagcaataccagatccccctcctgaaactctaactgtctcctgcggacgtctgcatagctcttctgtctgcttgcagcagtcttgattctttctctgattatgggtactaccctgctggtgatctctactagctcaggccctgctaaggccttttctcctacttcctcccagcaaacaggtgatctgcacttccttccgtacaaagcttcatatggagccatcccaatgctagcatgatggttgttgttgtaggcaaactccaccaaaggtagatgctgcctccaagaaccgccaaagtccagcacacacattctgagcatatcctctatggtctggatggtcctttctgactgtccatcagtctgggggtggaaggcagtactgaaatccaacctagtacccatggcactctgcagactccgccaaaacctggaggtgaactggggccctctatctgacactatcgaaacaggaaccccatacagcctgacaatctcatccacatatacctgcgccaacttgtccacagagtagccactcctgacaggaatgaagtgagcagatttggtgagtctgtccacaatcacccatatggagtccactctgttggacgccaccggtaaccccactacgaagtccatagctatattttcccatttccattctggaataggtagcgggttaagcattccagccggcttctgatgttccagcttcaccctctgacacacttcgcaggctgacacaaactgtgccacttctttcttcatcgctggccaccaataaaccttctttagatcttgatacatcttggtggctccggggtgaatgttgtatcttgcattatgagcctctctcataatgtctccttttagccctatgtcatctggtacacatagtctgctcccatagcggaggatccccttgctgtcgaatctgaactcactattattgcctgactgaacagtcctggcaatcttcactaactccgggtcctcatgctgtttctgagccacctgctccagaaacacgggtgccactctcatctgggccaccaaggcacctgtaccagacaactccatctgtagaccttcctcaataagcttgtaaaactccttcaccactggcctcctctctgccgatatgtgggataaactgcctagtgacttccggcttagggcgtctgccacgacattcgccttacccggatggtactgaatcttgcaatcgtagtcactcagcagctctacccatctcctctgtctcaagttcaaatctctttgactcaggatgtactgcaggctcttatgatctgtaaagatctcacattttaccccgtagaggtagtgcctccacatcttgagtgcaaagattactgctgccatctctaggtcatgcgtggggtaattcaactcatgcttcttcagctacctagaagcataagcaatcaccctctcattctgcatcagtacacaacccagtcccacacgggacgcatcacaaaagactgtaaagtcctcatcactagatggcagagctaacactggtgctgaagtcaacctcttcttaagctcttcaaaactctcttcgcactggtcggtccacagaaacttctgattcttcctggttagtctggtcagaggagctgcaatcttagagaagtcctgaacgaacctcctgtagtaacctgccaaacccaagaaacttctaatctctgtcgctgaagtgggtctaggccagttagccacagtttctgtcttcttggggtctacttctataccattctctgacactacatgccccaagaacgaaatgctcctcagccagaactcacatttagagaacttggcatacaagccatgttccctcaaagtctgcaagaccaaccgcagatgatgggcatgctcctctgcattcctggaatacactaggatatcatctataaagacgataacgaagtgatccaggtactggctaaacactctgttcatgagatccatgaatgctgcaggggcgttagttaacccgaacggcattacaaggaactcaaaatgcccatatctggtcctgaaggctgtcttcggcacatcctcatcccttatccttagctgatggtaccccgatcttagatctattttggagaaacaacccgctccggctagctggtcgaatagatcatcgatccttggcaatgggtacctattcttggtagtgactttgttcaactgcctgtagtcgatacaaagtctaagggatccatccttctttctcacaaacaagactggagcaccccaaggtgaggtactctgtcggatgaaacccttttctaccagctcttgcaactgttcttccaactccttcaactcggctggggccatcctgtagggagggatagagatcggtctagctccaggtaccaactctatctcaaactctatctccctagcaggtggtaaacctggaagctcatcaggaaagacatcctgaaactctctgacaactggcaccgaggctggctccctgacctgactgtctagctctctcacatgagctaagtacccctgacatcccttcctaagcaacctacgagcctgaagagctgatatcagacctctaggtgtgccccttttgtctcccctgaagacgacctctgacccgttctgatctctgaacctgactaccttgtccctacagtccaaggtagcaccatgggtagatagccaatccatccctagaatgacgtcaaagtctgtcaaatctagaaccacaaggtcggcgaagaggcatcttccctcaacataaactggactatactggcagactgacactgccactgacgggtcacacttaggtccactgacccataggggacactctaacccagagactatcagacctaacctctcaacggctctcggagcaataaatgaatgagatgcacccgggtccattaatgcatacacatcagaacacccaatgacgagattacctgacaccacggtattggatgtgttagcctcctgctgagtcatggtgaagatcctggctggagctgatggaccttcacctcgggaaccagaagaagaggttgcccctctccctctacctctgccactgccctgagttgtggctggaactgctggctgtgccacactaccagaagctgtctgctggggctggcccataaaaggcgctctgggacaatcccgagctatgtgtccctcctgtccacatctgaaacatgtattggtcccagctcgacacactcccctgtgcggtcttccacatctctggcattctgtaccatctgagcctgagctagagccaccgccaaatcccagaccggatttcaacttgttccaaaacttattcttcttcgacttcctggtggtgttatcccacctcttcttacctgagctctgagaagagaaacctggtcctcctctgcctggggtcttaacccctgaagactgggtcactgactgcttcactgacccctcaactatagcacttgcctacattcttcgagccatatccaccacagtgtggaaactttctctctcagctgactgaaccaatcggaccgctaccggcgctaggatccgggtcgacttaaggccgccgggacccgtagcaagccaaacatacatcctggaaacctgtttaatcccatacatgatcaaggaaaaacataaaaatttaaaacctttcttttatcatccaactcaacctgaacatacatgtacatagtcatgatcataatcatgatccctctgtgggatctcatcaatgccccaacgggcgttacaacatgagatgagttggctaacatctgtatcatcaaatgtctaagatcatgcatcaaaagggattacaatactcatagggtcaagcacatctataacctcaatatacctcattacatacatactgaaatctcttacattacatcataatacaattgtcatgtccacagtctaactattacataagcatacttcaaaactctggctaacctcctggtttaccctgtacctgcacatctggggttaggggagaggggtgagctacaaagcccagtgagcagaatagagaaaacatatattaaaatttcatgccattatgtaatgcaacacatcacaacaaatcacatctcggatggtattgtcaccaatagtcctctacatagtccaactgtgccgggacgtagaatgggtacaaccggtctttcccttaacataacatatcatacagtccaactgtgccagggacgtagaatgggtacaacctggacttcctcttacatcgtgccagggacgtagaatgggtacaacctggacttgcATACCacatcatgccataacatcatcatatcatatgaggactaaagggtcatccaataaccaatccacatcaatcatcataaatgcaatgcaacatattcgtgaatactaatgcaaacaacctactatatctcatggcatttatgatgcatgaatcatgctcaaaattcatatttcatttattttaaaacttaaagtttattccactcacctctggctagctctgacaactctgtagcagctggctcactgctggggtcctcggttcctcgggtccgaacctacacaggtggactccaatgagggaccaaacatacataaacataactctaacatactccccaaaaaccccctaaaacatcctgaaaacatcacataaaatcatgcaagaaatggctgaacagggcactttcggcggcaggttcggcggccgaaagtccctccagagccgaaagtcaggcaggttcggcggcaccttcggcggccgaaactcccagacagagacgaaagtctccctttcgggggcaacttcggcagccgaaaggcctgccttcacaaaggggttcggcggccgaaactcccttcggcggccgaacctggtttctgccagaagggcagaaacttggttcacatgaaccccttgcctcccaaaacctcaaatcatgcataaacttgttctaaaacatgcataaacaccatatatcacacctaggggtctcaaactatcatataccccaactacaacacttcaaacacacacaaacatgccacattgttcaaaaattccataaaacctaacatttacttaaaaactcatacaaccctatacatgtcattctaccccataaaatcacttaaaacttacttaaaacatacatggggcttaagatcggctcttacctcttgaagatcgagaggaagacgacctaaacttggagatccacgaaaatgagctcctgagttcccaaagctccaaaacttgtttcaaaagttcaaaaccttcaatgcaagcttaaaactcaagaaaaatggtggggatttgaaggaagaacactagatttggaagagggaggtcggaagctagctgtggccgaaaatgggagaaagctcgcccatttcggctaagtgccccttttatagtggctggccagaccacgttcgggggctgaacttgcctccgcatgcatgccatgttcggcggccgaacttgggtttcggcggccgaacctgaacttccctcactcatgctttcgggggcctaacgtgcctccaaaacgcatgcatgttcggcggccgaacttcactttcggcggccgaacctgggttttcctccaaagacttttcatgcaaaaactcatttaaaaacatacttaaaattattaaaaacatgaaaacatatcataaaaacatacttttacccttctagaggtttccga
Proteins encoded in this region:
- the LOC110622034 gene encoding rop guanine nucleotide exchange factor 7, which encodes MDRAFTQQQERETTQLQQQHQHYQLKLCVPLHKLRSSNNLNSFSLLGTWISKSLRNLYNKACFSNGIALERLEFTGMVVNNIVFCDSPQFFEEEKAAMEGFIEKSNEGVQEIRETFDEVQTFGGFIEGKGRDSSSSSDFLTSETTGLEEQSHISSEEESSSPPSMGWPIQKQLTDYKKTCGATEEGERLHLDDRKLEKQGSSISETEMMKERFSKLLLGEDMSGCGNGVCTALAISNAITNLCATLFGQLWRLEPLPAEKKAMWRREMEWLLCVSDHIVELIPSWQTFPDGSKLEVMTCRPRSDLYINLPALRKLDNMLLEILDSFDNAEFWYVDQGILAPDADGSSSFRRTFQRQEEKWWLPVPRVPPGGLHENSRKQLQHKRDCTNQILKAAMAINNIALADMEVPEPYLEALPKNGKASLGDLIYRYISSDQFSPECLFDCLDISSEHQAIELANRVEASIYVWRKRTSAKPANNATRSASKSSWELVKELVMDAEKRELLADRAESLLLCLKQWFPGLPQTTLDMSKIQYNKDVGKSILESYSRVLESLAFNIVARIDDLLYVDDLTKHSDQFSSISKVSVIAQKSVSIPYSVPVSSTPYKTAYTTPSFSPGHLVSPAKGDRSSFTMTGRKIPQQRGLGVKKVLTDYLSIDAKGKDCRNAAEGTDYMSRKASASQSVVESMEFIKEAVSSIGSPVEDLAVEE